One window from the genome of Natrialba magadii ATCC 43099 encodes:
- the glnA gene encoding type I glutamate--ammonia ligase, with amino-acid sequence MTDGNLTSTEESVLEKIESEDVDFLRLQFTDILGTVKNVSVPARQAEKAFTEGIYFDGSSIEGFVRIQESDMRLKPDPETFAILPWRNDEDSAAARMICDVYDTSTGEPFEGDPRYVLKNALERAKEMGYTVNAAPEPEFFLFEEDEEGRATTKTNDAGGYFDLAPKDLASDVRRDIIYGLESMGFEVEASHHEVAEGQHEINFEYDDALTTADNVGTFRTVVRAIAAQHDYHATFMPKPIPKINGSGMHTHLSLFTEDGENAFHDSDDEFDLSDTAHSFLAGILEHAPAITAVANPTVNSYKRLVPGYEAPVYVAWSDRNRSALIRKPAARVPAASRVELRSPDPSCNPYLAIAVMIHAGLNGIENDLECPDPVRENIYEFDEHKREEYGIDTLPSNLGEAVDALEEDEAIYSALGEHVGPKFVEAKRQEFEEYLIDVSQWELDRYLETF; translated from the coding sequence ATGACAGATGGGAACCTGACCTCAACGGAAGAATCGGTACTGGAGAAAATCGAGTCAGAGGACGTCGACTTCCTCCGACTGCAGTTTACGGACATCCTGGGAACGGTCAAGAACGTCTCCGTCCCGGCCCGTCAGGCCGAGAAGGCGTTCACAGAGGGTATTTACTTCGACGGCTCCTCGATCGAGGGCTTCGTCCGCATTCAGGAATCGGACATGCGTCTCAAGCCGGACCCGGAAACGTTCGCGATTCTCCCGTGGCGCAACGACGAGGATAGCGCAGCAGCCCGGATGATCTGTGACGTCTACGATACCTCGACGGGCGAACCGTTCGAGGGCGACCCACGCTACGTGCTGAAGAACGCACTCGAACGCGCCAAGGAGATGGGCTATACGGTCAACGCCGCGCCAGAACCGGAGTTCTTCCTCTTCGAGGAGGACGAGGAAGGTCGCGCGACGACGAAAACGAACGACGCCGGCGGCTACTTCGACCTCGCGCCGAAGGACCTCGCGAGCGACGTTCGCCGCGATATCATCTACGGCCTCGAGAGCATGGGCTTCGAAGTCGAAGCCAGCCACCACGAGGTTGCGGAGGGCCAGCACGAGATCAACTTCGAGTACGACGACGCGCTGACGACCGCGGACAACGTTGGAACGTTCCGGACGGTCGTCCGCGCAATCGCCGCCCAGCACGACTACCACGCGACGTTCATGCCAAAGCCGATTCCGAAGATCAACGGCTCGGGGATGCACACGCACCTCTCACTGTTCACCGAGGACGGTGAGAACGCGTTCCACGACAGCGACGACGAGTTCGACCTCTCAGACACTGCGCACTCGTTCCTCGCTGGTATCCTGGAGCACGCACCGGCAATCACCGCCGTCGCGAACCCGACTGTCAACAGCTACAAACGCCTCGTTCCGGGCTACGAAGCTCCTGTCTACGTCGCCTGGTCCGACCGCAACCGCTCGGCGCTGATCCGCAAGCCGGCTGCCCGCGTTCCGGCCGCCTCGCGCGTCGAACTGCGCTCGCCCGACCCATCGTGTAACCCGTACCTCGCCATCGCGGTTATGATCCACGCCGGACTGAACGGCATCGAGAACGATCTCGAGTGTCCCGACCCAGTGCGTGAGAACATCTACGAGTTCGACGAGCACAAGCGCGAAGAGTACGGCATCGACACGCTGCCGTCGAACCTCGGCGAAGCTGTCGACGCACTCGAAGAGGACGAGGCAATCTACAGCGCACTCGGCGAGCACGTCGGACCGAAGTTCGTCGAGGCAAAGCGCCAGGAGTTCGAGGAGTACCTGATCGACGTCTCCCAGTGGGAACTCGACCGCTACCTCGAGACGTTCTGA
- a CDS encoding thioredoxin family protein translates to MDDQTSTPTPTPIPVHLDDGDALESFVASHGTCLVEFYTKGCSLCQAMESVLGNVARSTGVSVGMMNPRDDPELIERFGVRSVPKFVVFHDGEQVASRADGFLGGDELTAFLETHAPAMDERA, encoded by the coding sequence ATGGACGACCAGACATCGACACCGACGCCGACACCGATACCGGTCCACCTCGACGACGGCGACGCACTCGAGTCCTTCGTCGCGAGTCACGGAACGTGCCTCGTCGAGTTCTACACGAAGGGGTGCTCGCTGTGTCAGGCGATGGAGTCGGTGCTCGGCAACGTTGCACGGTCAACGGGCGTCTCCGTCGGGATGATGAATCCAAGAGACGATCCCGAACTGATCGAGCGGTTCGGCGTTCGGTCGGTGCCGAAGTTCGTGGTATTTCACGACGGAGAGCAGGTCGCGAGCCGCGCGGATGGGTTCCTGGGTGGTGACGAACTGACTGCATTTCTCGAGACGCACGCGCCCGCGATGGACGAGCGTGCGTAA